The Dysidea avara chromosome 11, odDysAvar1.4, whole genome shotgun sequence genome includes the window TATGACCACTCCCTTAGAACACAAGAATGTACCATCTTCTATCAATCCTTTAATAATAAAATCATTTGAACAGCTCCCTCCCCATTCTTTGATGGTCGTGTGTCTTACCAACTGTGTGGTATGCTGACTCGCAGGACATGTATCTCTAactttgtgatgtcattgatgTTTCTCATTTTAGCTAGGAAAACTACTGACTTTTATGAGTTCTGCCTTTTGGGTTCAAAATTGATATGTGATGTTTTGTATTGAACATATTAAAGAAGTATTGTGTTTACAAATTTTATGGTCAACCCCTCTTGTATTACAGATGTGCATGTAAGACTCACCTGTTTACTGTATGTTGCATGTAATTGTTCAGTTTTAATTTTTTCTGTCCAACATTTCATTTCAGGTGTTTACAAGCAGCAGCTAAAGAATTATTGTGCCAGTACGGAATTGAGATATAAGAAGAAATACAAGTATTTGAGATCCTTTCCTGCTGGGAGTTTGATCCCACTTTATCGAACTGAGAAAATCAGGGGCAAACACATTTCATCTGTTATCGTCGTCCCATTGCACTTTGGCTATGTCAAGGGAGATTACTGCAGTAGCAGACATGAGGCAGAAGAAAGCGCTGCCAAGAAACTACTCCAACAGTTTTAACACTTTTTATCTACATGAACATTTTTATTAATTATACGGTGTGATCTTGACTGTACATGTATAACTGAACTTTGTAATGAACTATATTAATCTACAAAATTAGCTAATTTATAtactgcatgtgtatatgcatgtatgtcaattttttttcttttgctgTTCTTAATTGTGGTGAAGGTTTAAACCAGGTATTTTATTATATTTGCTAActcatttaaaataattttatggaaAAATTACCAAAGTCAACCTTGAATATCTGTAGTAACAACAGACTGGCACAGCACtgtagacaaaaaaaaaaaaatagatCCTGGGGATGTTTTAGGCCAGATTGCGGACTCATAATTTTCCAGACATGGTTGATGACAATGCCTATTGAGACTTACTGATTAACCGGAAGAGAAAATTTGATTATtctcattataattattgtctTGTATGGCCGTACGCAGCGGCATGCTACACTTTCAACATCAATCATGTGAAATGGCCTGAAAGGTGAAACCGAAAAGAATCAACAAAGTACATAAATGGTTGTATTTTGTACAATGGGAAACTTGTCTAAGTTGACATAACCTTTCATTAGTATTTAGTTGACCTTATTCATCGAGTGACTACATTCACACTACATCAGTGTGTGTACCTAAATGGTAGCTATGTTTGTAGTAATTATACATGGGGATTATACATTTATTATAGAACCCTATTTGACCCTTTGCCAGTTTTTATAGTGCATGCGCATATGCACAATGTAGTATGCACCCCTGGCCCATTATGGTAATTCATATGCATGCATTCTTGTATGTAGCCTATATCATGCATCAAGGCCTGTCATATGGGAAGGCCGTTTGCTTATACATAGGATGGCCTACTTGCAGTGACCTGGTCATGTAGCTAAGCTATGACAACCTTGACACAAATTAAAGCCTCATGAATAATggcatagctagctacgtataagGGAATTGGATCAGAAATAGTTCACAGCACCGGTACCATGGATGTACTAATATGCCTGTGTGTAGGCTAAGCCCTGGACTCAGTCTCCATGAGTGCATGTCAAGGTGCATGTACATGGCCCACATAGCTGTATGTGATTGGATTGACATAATGTATCTAGATTCTGTCCATATAGGGAGTGATGGAATTAGGAAAGTATATACCATTACATCCCGTCACGTCGAGACTACTTTGTATGGTTTCTTGTATCCCCACGTGCTGCTAGCTAGTTAGTATTGGTCACGTATGCACGCGTATGCTTCTACTGTAGTTATCGATCTAATATGTCCATCATACAAACACATTACACAGACACAGACTACATATACAAAGATGTCCTGCACGACACAATTTACCTGCTAGTATTCAATTCTCTATTAGAACGGTCGTCCGATGAAAGTTAGCCAATCAACAGCGCGTCAGGAACCTCTCCCTAGCAACATGGTAAATCGTTAGAGACGTAATGAACGGTCAAATGAGAGAGCTTCCTACGTTGTGTCACCTGAGAACTGATGGTAAGTGGCTTAATAGCTGTGTTGTGTGGCTTGCTCTATATTACTGTCTGAATGACTCGAGGAAGTCCGAAGAGTATCTCGGTCATCAGTGCTGGCCCTGGCTGGCCAGTACAGCAACCAAGACCTCTCATTTCCCTGTACTTCTCAACTTAATGCccttatcagtttatagaatgGGTACCCATAactatgtgatgtgtgtgtatgtgtattggtTATCATCATTATTTTGCAGTTTTGCCACCGATAAAATTCAAGCAGTACTCATCATCAATACGTCAGCCGCATCTCACACAGCAGGTAGATATGTCAGGGGTTCTAGTCTGCCAAGCTCACAAACAGATACCAGGTCGTCTACGCCCACTTAACCCACCTACAATGCCACAGGTTTGATCTTTAATAAACTGTGCACAATGTAGCTTAAGTGTATACATTGGTGTGGCATAAAATCTACTACTTGCTCAGACTCAGTAATTGGCAAAGTAAATGGCAACTCGATATACATTATTATGGGATATTTTCTTCCTAGTATGACATAACTGACAAAATAAACTCAAACATGAAGCCCTGTATACCTTGACAATgtttatacatgtactgtattaacTATGTAAAGTTCTGCGTGACTAGAAAGCGTGACTAGAAAGTTTGGCAAATAGAaggaaattcaccaaactttaatTTATTTGACTGTTGGCTATTAAGTTGGCAATTTTTTTTATCCACCAGCCTTCACAATCATCTTCGTagtttgtacatactgtaatgcTTTACTGCTGTATTTGTATTATAACACAATACGCTTGTTCTTACAGAGTATTTCAGACACAGATGGCATCAACAACAACACCAGTGAAGTTTCCTTTGATTTGCAGTGTCAGGATACAGAATGCGATGACACCTTACCAGAGCACGAGAGACCAAAGGCTCCTGAGCCAATGATTTTGGAATCTATCTCTAACTTTGACCTTAGTGAGCTCATGAACAAAGAAGATAGCCAAACAGAGCTGATGAATTTAACCGAAGTGCACGCCAGCAAAATTCACCAGGTTGTTACAACTGACAGTAATAAAATCACCCGTGTGAGGAGGAACACATCTGTTGACTGTTTAGTTGTTGAAGACATTGATGATGTTGATTATGATGATTTTAGTGATGGTGCCATGAGAAGTAGTGGTATGTTGATTGTACAGACGTTAAGTCAAGAGCCGTTGATTGGCAGTGATGGAGATTCCAATGAGAATTATTCAAAGCACGGAGCCAAAGGAGTTTCATGTAAATCAATACCTTCAAACAAGGGTAAACCGAAGTCACACTCCAAGTTGAGAAGATTCACTAGTAGCATAACTCGAGCAGTGACCAACAAGATCAGGAAACTCCGTCGTCCTTCCAGGGAAGTGGTCCCATCTAATGGAAGTAGAAGTGCTAATGAAAGTGATGACAGTATTGCAACATCTACAAAGAATCTTCTACAGACGTTGTCATCTTAGAAGAGTTAGAATATTGTAACAGTTATGAAATACATTAAAGTTTACGTCTATCAACAATGTGTCATACCTACCCTCTAGTTGGTAAGCTTTTGTGACACCTGAAGTCATAAAGGCATAAACTTATTCTTAGGGGTGTGGGAATTTGTCACAAAACATTTGAAGTGAGGTGGGTGTGGCATAACCTTGAAAAACTGATGTGTGTATTGAAGGGGGAAAACCCTGTGAAATAAACAGAAGTATGCTGTTGGCATGGCAACAAGTGTAGGGAAGGGCAGTGGGTTCGCGAGGGACTGAGGCATCAAGTATTGCGTAGATGATCTGTCACTTCTCTCTGACTGTGAACCGTTCAACTTCTAATTAGAGCCGTCCCGTGATTTAAATGACGTCTACGGATTTTCACCGCTACGTGCCAACCTCACAGAAAGAGTTTGCCGAAACTGCGCTACATCAACTAAGAAAGGTTACTAGTTACTGTTGTGGTTCATACGGGGGTTCATGCCTTACTTGTTACTGTAGCTCAGGGAAGGAGGTAGCAGGCACGTGAGCCAGGTATGTACGCACGCTTTTGAATGTGTGAATTGTACATATGCACCTGTCAAATGTCATCACCACTCCCCCTCCTCTGGGGAGGTGCACAGGTGTGTACTGCTAATGTGGAAACCAGCGGTGCTAATTTTCAGTGGTCATCAATGTACCCGGCCAGTTTGAAAATATAATGTGATTGCTGGGGAGCTATGTACTTTAGGTTTCTAAAGGTTTTCCTTAATCTTAACCAATGGCCATTGTACTGGATCGGTTGTTGCGGAATGATAATGTGCTGCTCTTATAGGACCAACTTAGTTTACAGAGTTGGCTTTTAAGAACCTGTACATCCATCCACTGCACATTCAAAGGTTTGACTATTCTCTGCAAAATCGATCTTGACTGTTGGCTGTCACTGGGGAGTGGGGGTAGGTGACACATTTTGTTAGATTACAAAGAAGTGCAGTAACATGGCCTTGCTTAGGTACCTTTAATACATCCCTGTATAAGATAATGAACTCTGGAATGATATAAATCTTTTGTCATCATTTTTGGTATTCATGTACAGGAGCAGTTGGCAGCATGTAGTGTGATATTTGATAGTATTGTGGAGCAACTTCCATTGTATGGTCCAGCACTGGCTAAGATAAAGGTAACCATAATTGTGGAGTACTTCTTTATACATTTCAGATTTCCAATTCTTGATACTCAACACCGAGTTATGAGAAAAACATTTGGCTAAGTctgtcctgattttccaagtCAGTTTATATGCCAGAGGGTGGTGCAGTTTCCTTACCCCTAAGCACACAATAGAAAATTTGTGTAGTTTATTTCAAACCATTTATATTAGTAAGCATTTGTGGTTTTAATGACAGAGGATATGTAACAGTACGTGGCTTTGATGACACAGCATTGACACAGCATTGTATGCTGTTGCTGTAGTAACAGTTCTTTTTTTCATAAGcagaataattattgtacagGTTGCCATAATGTAGCCTGTCATGTAAACCATGTACTAGAGAGTACTTACTCTCAGGAGGAGCCCCAACCAAAACGTATATCTCCCATACAGACAACCATCTATATCTGGTGTTTGTTATTTACTAATGGCATCTTCACAATCATTATCTAGCAACCTGATGTACTCAAGGACAAGGTGTGAACatttacagtgtgtgtgtgtgtccacaAAGTACAGTGGGAATTTGTGGGATGGGCTTCCTAAGAAAATGTAAATTCTTTGTATTTCCTACTGAAGTTATTTTATTTCCTACTGAAGTTATTTTGTTTAGCTGTAGTCTGATGTTTGCTTGTTTCATCACAACTGACTTGTAACAAGTGCACGTATACACTAATGGTTTCCCATGTTGACAACAAACAAAGGTGATGTAGTCTTGTGGTCTATTCATAGCACTGCCCACAAATGGAGGTGTTACTCACAAAATAGTACCCACTTATGAATTAAGGGTATTCCACTAATAGGGATACTTCATAAAACATTTGTGCGTATGTATCCACTATTTCCATCTTATGTGTACGATATTATGAAAGGGACaatcctggttatcaaggtgtcctgaagAAGCCTACAAGGAACCTTCTCCTTGTTGCACTGTTGTTTGTGTACCATAAGATCACCAGACAAAATAACATTTCATTGTGATGACAACCTACACTGCAATtttggtctaaatgtatgtatgATATCACAAAGGATACCATAGATAtgtgtccttattttcaaggtgtccttattcgTGAGTTGTCCTGATTTTAGAGATCTAAATGTTTGTACAGTGTGGACCTTTCCTGTTCTGGTATCTACATTTCAGAATGTCTTAAGTGATGTGGTTTATAGTTGTGCACCATATACCCTATCATCATAGGCTGAAGTATTTGCTCACAATTATTGTTGTGTTTACCATAGGGACAATATGAGCAGATAATAGGAGTAGCTAAAAGAGTAGAGACAAGCAGGAAGATAGCAGCCTACAATGAGCTCACACGATCTACAGAAATAGCCACCTTGAGGTACCAGATTTTAGAATTGTCTAGATGATAATTATTGCTAGTACAGCTTAATTATAAAACAAAAGTTCATAAAGCAGACATTCCTTTTATATGGCGTACCcttggttatccgaaccccAATGTTCGGAGGTAATGACAAAAAATGTTTATTTTTGTTTGGCTAATTGGAACCTGACTAACTCTGCTAACTTATAAGCAGTCACTGCATATGAACAGTCCTGTTTGATTTCAGGTTTgaactagggctgaaacggatagcaacatttactatccggatatcctgaacaaaacctatccggatatcctacggatagtgacatcatcacttgctatagaaacattttatagtttattgtaagcatccttgttttactagtactagAAGCAAACAAACATTAACATGATAGCAAAAGGCTTGTGGTAATGTTACACTGTTACTTTGCACcgtctgtaacaagattggcagctggagaaaacatgaatacaagtaggcattccagtatccgagatttttaaataaaaaaattctccgtatattccccaatagaaccctggcacaaaataataaCTCGCGTTTAACTTGAGATTGCCCCGTAGTGCGAGCTCCAATGAAGATGAAtatcgctatggggtttgtccacacgctgatcatcatgaaaatcttagttttgtcgtgcgcgttacatataggtaagttttgtgttgtttgtaatcttttcatgccttgtaatatatgtagaatactttaaaacttttaaaaacgtactgtcgggtggaaggtagtcactggtgcttactttaaagtgcatagttacttcgctcgggttagcgattttcagctccagagcaattttctgatggctgtgtcatcagctcaaaaatacaaaccacttcaaagtcggcataacaatgccgtaattgaaaccacaactccaccttaggtattgttgcatcattgtggcacctccacttcagttgtttacctttataagttgttaacttgatgtttttacttacttgagatagtcacttgcctatgggtatgcaccactgtattgagaagtgtgcagtaggtgaaacatattagctcaccacaaagcatacaaagatcactgagatccgataagatctgaagttactctcattacatgtacaaacttgcagctagaagcaactgcagtttcaagacagtccagattgctagatggcttcctgattcaattgtgccatttttccctttaaaatgtatggggagccctggagaaaaaatgtaccttttttcagtttttaagcactgtgcatgccaaagtagctaattccaacccaacaaactatatatttctgagatcagcaatcaatgctctatctattgagcatataaaaagtccatttttccaaaatttaaaaatcggatGGAATGCCTaatacaagatgtagcagttgcTACAAGACCTTTTCCAGGTACAACTAGTCGTaaagaactctttataaggcaataactattctgttacaacttcttcagcaacattcacagCCTCGCTTCGTAATTtagcgatgggtgtggtcgcgAGCAAGCTGATTAACTTACCAGGCTGCTGTTAACTTCACATAATCTAGCTTAGCTAACTCTCCATGATGAAAATTGATTCAGCTAGTGATGAGAAGTTGGACAGATAAATGGCTTTAAGTTATTACTATCCGCTAGGTTTCGaagtactatccggatagtaaattattatccggatatccggatcatacggatatctgtttcagctctaGTTTGAACAATTGAGTGTCCAATGTATTAAGTTTAGTGCATAGATACCAGTAAAGATTGTACGGTGTACTAAATTGTCCAATCAATTATACCAAAGTACcaatgtgcatgtgtgcaaaGGCACATGCTTTGTGGTGCTCAAAATGGCAACTGACAATTTGGCCAATTTCAATAGAAGCACTCTTGCTGACCAAAACTTAATCAACTATTTCATACCCCAAAGGACCCCTTGTGTTTGGGTAGCTGAACAGTTCATATTTCCATGGATATGCGTGTAAAATTAATAGAGTAATTTCTAACTACACTGTATACTAATTGATTATattttgactgttttattgcaTTTCTTTGATTTTTTAGTGTACTGAAACTGGTACTGTAAGGCTAAACATTTACGTAAGTCCCGAAATTGAAACAGAAGATGAACTAATTTTTTTAAACCTGAAAACAATAAATCTAAAGAGTTGGTTTAAAAGTGGAAACATGATTACCAACTAGTATCTAGTACTCGATTGGAGTGTCCAACTATTCCCCCTCCTCTATCTATACCTACTACTTGGTGTATACAGCAACTATAAAAGCTATAGTTTTGCTGAGTATTTTCAAAGGGGAGGTAGTTTCACcgcagctaagtgactgttctattggttAGTTGCTAAGTTTAGTATTCTGTAATTACAAGAATCCTGAACTCCTGGAAAGTAGGGGTGAACAATACTACCCTTTTAGTTGCTAATGTATTATAACCACTTACTAGGTTGGGGTCAGTAGTTGACTAACAATCCTTTTAACGATTTAAGCCTACTGATCCTGTAGCCATGATTTACTCTGCAGGCAAGTGTAAACATCATCATAACCTCAAAACTAGTGCTACAAAAACTGTTACGCAACGAGGAAGTTTGTTTAATATCAATTGTGAtactaaactggaaaccccctatGCTCCTGTCTTTCCTTGCACAAGGCCACAAATGTCTGAGttatcaatgttattgtatgttGTGAAAAACTTAGCCAAGAGTAACTTAACTTGGTAAGTAACTTTAAGTAACACATAATGTAGTGTGTACATAAGACAGGTAATGAAAGTGGTTCACAATGTGGGTCCCATGGTGTAATGGTTAGCATACCAGACTCTGAATCTGGTGATCTGAGTTCAAATCTCAGTGGGACcaacattttttttctttttttttttggtgatCTTTTGATGATATTTCTCTTCTTAAACTCCATTTTGTCACTTTTTTATTTCTGAAATATGGAGTTATCTTGTGTCCTTAGTACACTTTTCTTGTGCAACAACTGTTGACTACTTGGTTGAGTTACACAAAAACTGGTGAACAAGACCCATTCCCATGCACACATTTTGAATTACCATTTTGCATAGACAACAGGGCAGAAATTGGATGGTTGTTTTTGGAAGATAGAAACAGATTTTACAAATCTGAAAGACATGGTTAACCCTCTTTCGGTAATGGTAAACTAACTAAAAGTATCAAATGGCATAATCAAAAGATTACTTTAAAAgtaccaaaaaaaaagaaagaaaagaaatGCTGGTCCCACTGAGATTTGAACTCAGATCACCAGATTCAGAGTCTGGTATGCTAACCATTACACCACAGGACCCACACACTAATCACcttcattacttgtcttttgtAGCAATGGAGCACATGTTCTACCACTACACCTACCAGTGTTTTATACACCATTTCAAAAAATTTAACTACAGTACTGGGTAACACCGCTAACAGCcacttggctgccaccttaaaAAGCTGTTTGTTGCTTTTAATAAAAATTTAATTTGCAATAtcttttattttttactttTTGTGTGATGATATGGtcatagcaagagttcataatatacatactgaggagagtatcctactctcatatacccctgtagaagggtgtatcgtgaagttataacgtagcacttctgagttctcccatttttctttgtacaattaatgatgtcattaggtAATGATtatgaccaagagttcataatacactgaggagagtatcccactctcatatacccctgtagaagggagTATCGTGAAGTCATGATGTaacaacaagatgttgtggtttgtgatgtacAGGCAGCCttaaaagtgcaagaattgttAGCATCATTTCACACTCGCAaccgctcaggatagccgtattcgtgaatggcctagcaagaaatgccTGCGAAGCATTCTTAACCTATGAAGGAATGATTGTAGTTAAAAACAACTATCTAATTTTCTGACCCTAGTTTTTATCACTGAGCTAAACAATGGTAACACATACTGTAGTGTGTACAAAAGGCAAGTAATGAAAGTGATTTCCTGTGTGGGTCCCATGGTGTAATGGTTAGCATACCAGACTCTGAATCTGGTGATCTGAGTTCAAATCTCAGTGGGACcaacattttttttcttttttgtattTTTCCGTAGTCTTTTGATGATATTTCTTTTCTTAAACTACGTATGTTTGTCAGTTTTTTACTTCTGAAAAGTTTGTTTTATTTTATCTGTTTTATTTTTGCTTTTGTGCATGTGATGATATAGTCATTACCAAAAGAGAGTTAAAGAACTACAAGTGAAAATAGATTCTTTGAAAGTTGACAACCAAAAGTGAGTCACCGTGTTTATATTCTGAAAtgacacaaaacaaaaaaattattttttattaatctTGTAGGATTTCTGCAAATATCCAATACCTCAGGTTAGAAAGTGCTCATGTTTTAACTTTATCAATATCAAACTTagtttttttttgctatagAGAATCAGCTAATACTGCCAGAATAGAAAGGGGTAAGCTAGAATCACCTCGAAATTGAATGTATATACTATGTCTCTTATACGTACAGAGAAGAAAATTAAATTGGCTACTCCAGTGAAGGAGTATATGACAATGGAGAAACGTAAGCAGTTGAGGATGACAAGCAGAGATGCTGTCAATCTACGACAACTCCACAAAGAGGTATTAGAATGAACAAGTGTAAATGTATGGCATTAAAATGCATTTATTCTTCAAGTTTGAAAGTGCAAAGGCAGAAGTCCAAGAAACTAAAGACACAGTCAAATTAAGGTATGCATGGCATGCAGAGGAGTGCTCTAAGTGCTACCTAAATATATTACTCTTAATTGCATTGTTTTACTTGTTATTTTACGTGACCCTCAACAGTCGCAATACAAACCTGAAAAACGAGGGGGTCACTGGGGTTCATTAGATATTCAGAACGTACTTTCACATAAGTTTCAaggcaatgtactttgttttgtaaaaattgCTTGGATTCTGGATGAAATTAATAAGTCGCAATTTGGTGTATACAACTTCACTAGACTTATcacatacatattatgtacaCTGAACAATGATGATCCACTGCATTAAACTGAGATTGGCTTATTACCCACCTCAACAAACAATTTTTGCGTAATTTGTTATAGTGGCACTTAgagcatgtccaacctcctctgcatgACAtggtgtatgctctattagagtatttagcgAAAATTATTGCACTCTTATTTCAGGTATGTGCCTATCACAAGGAAGCTGAACCTTAAAGAAGAGCTGATCACTAAGGAAGTAAGTGTTGTTGTAATAGCTGTATACTTGCTGTAGTAAGTGTTACTATTCAAGGAGAGACGTAGTGAGCTAGCACTTAAAAACCGAGCTCTTGCTATCAGGTTCAATCAAGTGAAAGGAAAAGTTGAGGTGTGTATTATAGATGTTATGATTACAATGATAAAGTTATTATTAATATTGTTGTATTTTCAGGCTGCAAGAGCTTATGGAGCTTCTCGTAGGAAGTCAGTTTCACCAGCTCACACCATCGCTGAATATGTGTTGTTAGcagcaggtgtgtgtgtgtgtgtgttgtgtgtgtgttgtgtgtgtgttgtgggtCTCTGTATGTGTGTTATGAGTGTGTCCGTGTGTGCATTGACTGATTGactgtgtgtatatacagtacttttATAAGGATCACCCATGGATAAGAGCTGCGGCATGTAATTGAATACACTGATGTGAGATATGGAAACCATATGTGACCAACTGAGCGAAAACCCgatttgtttgcataattctgtttttgaaataaatgccattgaaatacacGTGTGCTACGTAAATActtttatgcatgttttaatcgTTTCTGTgaacagtgaaggaagacttAAATTGAAATTTTAATATACCAATGGATTTGCCTCTCATGGAGAATAAGAAtttctttgtttcgtttctgtatcATGAAGCAAACACGAGTTATGTGTGTTTGATTACGTTGCAGTAAAACTTTATTGTCACCGTTTCTAAACTTGAACAACCTTCTTGCTTAATAGCATGGGTGTATTTAGGTAAAAAAAAACCTTGATAAATTCCCCAGTTCATGGTAAATAGAATGACTAATTCTGTATCCCGTTGTACTTGAGACTTTTATAATTATGAAAGTGCCTGTAGTTTTCCCATATAGgcattgtacaaa containing:
- the LOC136238258 gene encoding uncharacterized protein, with protein sequence MNGQMRELPTLCHLRTDVLPPIKFKQYSSSIRQPHLTQQVDMSGVLVCQAHKQIPGRLRPLNPPTMPQSISDTDGINNNTSEVSFDLQCQDTECDDTLPEHERPKAPEPMILESISNFDLSELMNKEDSQTELMNLTEVHASKIHQVVTTDSNKITRVRRNTSVDCLVVEDIDDVDYDDFSDGAMRSSGMLIVQTLSQEPLIGSDGDSNENYSKHGAKGVSCKSIPSNKGKPKSHSKLRRFTSSITRAVTNKIRKLRRPSREVVPSNGSRSANESDDSIATSTKNLLQTLSS